One window of the Zea mays cultivar B73 chromosome 3, Zm-B73-REFERENCE-NAM-5.0, whole genome shotgun sequence genome contains the following:
- the LOC103651510 gene encoding sugar transport protein MST8 translates to MAGGTFTEKGKQYPGKMTVFVFLTCLVASSGGLIFGYDIGISGGVTSMDPFLKRFFPSVYAKEQEVVETNQYCKFDSVLLTLFTSSLYLAALVASLFAGYVTKKCGRRMSMLGGGAIFLVGAVLNGFAQNVAMLIVGRIFLGIGVGFSNQSVPLYLSEMAPARMRGMLNISFQLMTTVGILVANLINYFTAKIPGGWGWRIGLGLAAVPAVIMVGGSIFLPDTPNSLVSRGKVESARAMLRRIRGTDDVSLEFDDMVAASEATKAIQNPWGTLLQRRYRPQLVMAVLIPTLQQLTGINVVMFYAPVLFKTIGFGGTASLMSAVITGLVNMFSTFVSIATVDRLGRRKLLLEGGIQMILAQFVLGTLIAVKFGTAGVAAISRPYAIGVVFCICVFVAAFAWSWGPLGWLVPSEIFPLEIRSAGQSVVVVFNMIFTFIIAQIFLMLLCRLKFGLFYFFGAWEIAMTLFVYFFLPETKGIPIEEMDQIWANHWYWKRFVDGGRKVELMSTAV, encoded by the exons ATGGCGGGCGGCACCTTCACCGAGAAGGGCAAGCAATATCCGGGGAAGATGACGGTGTTCGTCTTCCTCACCTGCCTCGTCGCCTCCTCCGGCGGCCTCATCTTCGGATACGACATTGGCATCTCAG GCGGCGTGACGTCCATGGACCCGTTCTTGAAGCGCTTCTTCCCGTCGGTGTACGCCAAAGAGcaggaggtggtggagaccaaCCAGTACTGCAAGTTCGACAGCGTGCTACTGACGCTCTTCACCTCCTCGCTCTACCTTGCCGCGCTCGTCGCCTCCCTCTTCGCCGGCTACGTCACCAAGAAGTGCGGCCGCAGGATGTccatgctcggcggcggcgccatCTTCCTCGTAGGCGCCGTCCTGAACGGCTTCGCGCAGAACGTGGCCATGCTCATCGTCGGCAGGATCTTCCTCGGCATCGGCGTCGGATTCAGCAATCAG TCCGTGCCACTGTACCTGTCGGAGATGGCGCCGGCGAGGATGCGCGGCATGCTCAACATCAGCTTCCAGCTCATGACCACGGTCGGCATCCTCGTCGCCAACCTCATCAACTACTTCACGGCCAAGATCCCCGGCGGCTGGGGCTGGCGCATCGGGCTCGGCCTGGCCGCCGTCCCGGCCGTCATCATGGTCGGCGGCTCCATCTTCCTCCCCGACACGCCCAACTCCCTGGTATCCCGGGGCAAGGTGGAGAGCGCCCGCGCCATGCTCCGCCGCATCCGCGGCACCGACGACGTCTCGCTGGAGTTCGACGACATGGTGGCGGCCAGCGAGGCCACCAAGGCCATCCAGAACCCGTGGGGGACCCTGCTGCAGCGCCGGTACCGGCCGCAGCTGGTGATGGCGGTTCTCATCCCGACGCTGCAGCAGCTGACGGGGATCAACGTCGTCATGTTCTACGCCCCCGTGCTGTTCAAGACCATCGGGTTCGGAGGCACCGCCTCGCTCATGTCGGCCGTCATCACGGGCCTCGTCAACATGTTCTCCACCTTCGTCTCCATCGCCACCGTCGACCGTCTCGGCCGCCGCAAACTTCTCCTTGAGGGCGGCATCCAGATGATCCTTGCCCAG TTCGTGCTTGGGACGCTGATCGCGGTCAAGTTCGGGACGGCGGGCGTGGCGGCCATCTCGCGGCCGTACGCGATCGGGGTGGTATTCTGCATCTGCGTCTTCGTGGCGGCGTTCGCCTGGTCCTGGGGCCCGCTGGGGTGGCTGGTGCCCAGCGAGATCTTCCCGCTGGAGATCCGATCGGCGGGGCAGAGCGTGGTGGTCGTCTTCAACATGATCTTCACCTTTATCATCGCGCAGATCTTCCTCATGCTGCTCTGCCGCCTCAAGTTCGGCCTCTTCTACTTCTTCGGCGCCTGGGAGATCGCCATGACGCTCTTCGTCTACTTCTTTCTCCCCGAGACCAAGGGTATCCCCATCGAGGAGATGGACCAGATCTGGGCCAACCACTGGTACTGGAAGCGGTTCGTCGACGGCGGCCGCAAGGTCGAGCTCATGTCCACCGCCGTATAA